The Streptomyces sp. NBC_01298 genome contains the following window.
GGGCGGTTGCCGTCGGCGGGCACGAGGTCGAGCAGGACGTCGGAGCGGCGGTCCGCCGGGTCGCTGGTCTCGTGGACCGGGGGGTTCTCGCGGTTGTTGGAGGGCAGCATCGTGATGAGGTAGCGGACCTCGGAGATGCAGGTCTCCTCGTCGTCGTACGCGAAGTGCGCCACCCCCGAGGTCTCGGCGTGCACGTCCGCGCCGCCGAGGCCGTTCTGGGTGATCTCCTCGCCGGTCACCGCGCGGACCACGTCCGGACCGGTGATGAACATCTGCGAGGTCTCCCGGACCATGAACACGAAGTCCGTCAGCGCCGGGGAGTAGGCCGCGCCGCCGGCGCAGGGGCCCAGCATCACCGAGATCTGCGGGATGACACCCGAGGCCTTGGTGTTGCGCTGGAAGATCCCGCCGTACCCGGCGAGCGCCGAGACGCCCTCCTGAATGCGGGCACCGGCGCCGTCGTTGAGGGAGACCAGCGGGGCACCGGCCGCGATGGCCATGTCCATGATCTTGTGGATCTTCGTGGCATGGGCCTCACCCAGAGCGCCACCGAAGATCCGGAAGTCGTGCGCGTAGACGAAGACCGTACGGCCCTCGACCGTGCCCCACCCGGTGATGACACCGTCCGTGTAGGGCTTCTTGGCCTCGAGGCCGAACCCGGTCGCACGGTGGCGACGCAGCTGCTCGACCTCCTTGAAGGAACCCTCGTCGAGCAGCAACGCGATCCGCTCACGGGCGGTCAGCTTGCCCTTCGCGTGCTGCGCTTCGGTCGCACGCTCACTCGGGCCGCGGCGCGCCTGCTCACGCAGGTCGTGCAGCTCGGCCACGCGCCCGCGGGCGTCCGTCGGCTCGCTCGGAATCTGGTCCACAACGGTCATGTAATGACCTTACGAAGCCGGACCGGAAAAACCCTCCGTCGAATCCGCACAGTGTCAGGTGTCTTCCGCTGTCCGGGCCGGACAGAACCAGTGGGAGAGCAGTGCGTCCCACCAGGTAGGACGTTGGTCCTTTGTGGGGTCTCCACAAATCCTCACCCCAAGTGGCCGCCTAGGCGTCACCAAGATGCCGTCAAGACGTCCAAGCCACCCACCAGAGTGGCAGAGGTTGAAATTTGAACGGAATGGGTCTAGCGTCGTTCTTGTTGAAAGTTCAACGAGTCACCGAGTGAGTGCCGGACATCGAGCGGCACCCCTACCAAGGAGAAGTAGCCATGGGTATCTTCAACCGCCGCGCCCAGGACACCACCACGACCGCCGTCGCCACCCTCGACGTGGACCCGGCCCTGGCCGCGCTCACCGGCGACTACGTCATCGACGCCTCGCACAGCAGCATCGGCTTCACCGTCCGCCACGCGATGGTCACCAACGTGCGCGGCACCTTCGCCGAGCACGAGGGCGCCCTGCACCTGGACGGCGCCGACCCGTCCCGCTCCACCGCCTCCATCGAGGTGAAGATCGCCTCCATCGACACCGGAATCGGCGACCGCGACGGCCACCTGCGCTCCGGGGACTTCTTCGACGCCGAGACCTTCCCGCTGATGACCTTCCGCTCCACCGAGGCGCAGCAGCTCGGCGGCGACAAGTACCGCATCACCGGCGAGCTGACCATCAAGGACGTCACGCGCCCGCTCTCCATCGACCTGGAGTTCGGCGGCTCGGCCACCGACGTCTACGGCAACGAGCGCGTCGGGTTCGAGGGCTCCGCCGAGATCCTGCGCTCCGACTGGGGCCTGACCTGGAACGCGGCTCTGGAGACCGGTGGCGTGATGGTCAGCGACAAGGTGAAGCTGACCTTCGACATCTCGGCGATCAAGCAGGCCTGAGGCCGGTTGCTCGCCGCGGGTCCGGGGGCCGGGGGCGGCTAGAAGTCGCCTCCGCCGAACCCGCCTCCACCGCCGAAGTCCCCGCCGCCGCCGAAGTCCCCGCCGCCGAAGTCGGACGGGTTGAAGTCGGCCCCGGAGACGTCGCCCCCGTCGAAGCCTCCGCCGCCCCCGTCGAATCCGTTGCCGCCGCCGAAATCGGAGGCGTAGGCCGGACTGGACATCATCGAACCGAGCATCGTGCCCATGAGCAGGCCGGGCAGGATGCCGCCGCCGAAGTAGCCGCCGGCCCAGGGACCGTACGCCGGACCGGCGTCGTAGTAGGGGCGCGGACCGTGCTCGGTGTCGACGGTGCGGACCGCCGGGTCCTGGCCGTCGCGCAGCCGGACGGCGTCCGCCGCGCAGACCGGGAC
Protein-coding sequences here:
- a CDS encoding YceI family protein — translated: MGIFNRRAQDTTTTAVATLDVDPALAALTGDYVIDASHSSIGFTVRHAMVTNVRGTFAEHEGALHLDGADPSRSTASIEVKIASIDTGIGDRDGHLRSGDFFDAETFPLMTFRSTEAQQLGGDKYRITGELTIKDVTRPLSIDLEFGGSATDVYGNERVGFEGSAEILRSDWGLTWNAALETGGVMVSDKVKLTFDISAIKQA
- a CDS encoding acyl-CoA carboxylase subunit beta; its protein translation is MTVVDQIPSEPTDARGRVAELHDLREQARRGPSERATEAQHAKGKLTARERIALLLDEGSFKEVEQLRRHRATGFGLEAKKPYTDGVITGWGTVEGRTVFVYAHDFRIFGGALGEAHATKIHKIMDMAIAAGAPLVSLNDGAGARIQEGVSALAGYGGIFQRNTKASGVIPQISVMLGPCAGGAAYSPALTDFVFMVRETSQMFITGPDVVRAVTGEEITQNGLGGADVHAETSGVAHFAYDDEETCISEVRYLITMLPSNNRENPPVHETSDPADRRSDVLLDLVPADGNRPYDMLKVIEELVDEGDVLEIHERWARNIICALARMDGQVVGIVANQPGHLAGVLDIHASEKAARFVQLCDAFNIPIITLLDVPGFLPGVDQEHGGIIRHGAKLLYAYCNATVPRISLILRKAYGGAYIVMDSQSIGADLTYAWPTNEIAVMGAEGAANVIFRKQIADAEDPEAMRARMVKEYKAELMHPYYAAERGLVDDVIDPAETREVLVAALAMLRNKHADLPSRKHGNPPQ